A segment of the bacterium genome:
AGCGACCTCGTAGGCCGAGGGCGCCATCGCGACGCCGCGCTTCAACAGCGCGTGGAAGAGCCGCCGGTAGATCGCCGCGCCGCCCGAAGCGAGCTTCTCCGCGGCGCGCGGCGGATCGCCCGCCTGCAGCGAGAGCCAGAAGATCGACCCGACCCGCGCGAGGCGCGCCGGCACGGGCGCCGCGGCGAGGACCGGCGTCAGTTTCTCCTCGAGGCGCCGGCCGAGCGCCTCGAGCCGCTCCCAGCCGCGCTCCCGCTCGAGGACGCCGAGCGTCGCCAAGCCGGCGGCCATCGCCACCGGATTCCCCGAGAGCGTTCCGGCCTGATAGACCGGACCGAGCGGCGCGAGCTTCTTCATCGTCCCGCGCTTCGCCGCGAACGCGCCGACCGGCATGCCGCCGCCGATCACCTTGCCGAACGTGGCCATGTCCGGCTCGATGCCGTAGAGCTGCGCCGCGCCGCCGGGGGCGACGCGGAAGCCGGAGATGACCTCGTCGAAGATCAGCATTGCGCCGTGCTTCGCCGTCAGCTCCCGCAGCAGGCGCAGGAACTCCGGCCGCTGCACGAGCAGGCCGTTGTTCGCCGGGATCGGCTCGACGATCACCGCGGCGATTTGGTCTCCTTCGGCCTTGAACAGCGCCTCGGCCCGCTCCGGATCGTCGAGCGGCAGCACGCGGGTCAGGCCGGCGAACTCCGCCGGCACGCCGGCCGACGACGGCTCGCCGAACGTCGCCAGCCCAGAGCCGGCGGCGACGAGCAGATGGTCGGCGTGGCCGTGGTAGCAGCCGCTGAACTTCACGATCAGCGAGCGCCCCGTCGCGCCGCGGGCGAGGCGGATCGCGCTCATCACCGCCTCGGTCCCCGAGGAGACGAAGCGGACCTGCTCCATCCCGCGGTAGCGCGCGAGGA
Coding sequences within it:
- a CDS encoding glutamate-1-semialdehyde 2,1-aminomutase, which translates into the protein MSAGPKSEELFRRACEVIPGGVDSPVRAFRAVGGTPLFVRRGQGAAIEDADGRRYIDFVMSWGPLILGHAHPEVVRAVAAAAAAGTSNGAPCEGEVLLAEKVLARYRGMEQVRFVSSGTEAVMSAIRLARGATGRSLIVKFSGCYHGHADHLLVAAGSGLATFGEPSSAGVPAEFAGLTRVLPLDDPERAEALFKAEGDQIAAVIVEPIPANNGLLVQRPEFLRLLRELTAKHGAMLIFDEVISGFRVAPGGAAQLYGIEPDMATFGKVIGGGMPVGAFAAKRGTMKKLAPLGPVYQAGTLSGNPVAMAAGLATLGVLERERGWERLEALGRRLEEKLTPVLAAAPVPARLARVGSIFWLSLQAGDPPRAAEKLASGGAAIYRRLFHALLKRGVAMAPSAYEVA